The genome window AACACCCCGTTCTACCACCCGACCCAGTTCATCGACTCCCGCGTCTCCCCCGAAGTCCAAAAGATCACGGACGAGGAGTTCTACACCACCGACAAGTACGCCGAACGGGCCGTTGACTGGCTGGAGAAGCACAAGGCGGACCCCTGGTTCCTCTACGTGCCGTTCAACGCCCAGCACGCCCCGCTCCAGGCCCCCAAGAAGTATCTCGACCGCTTCCCCGAGATCTCCGATGAGAAGCGGAAGATCTTCGCCGCCATGCTTTCCAGCATGGACGACGCCGTCGGCTCCGTCATGAAGAAGGTCCGCGATCTCGGCCAGGAAGAAGAGACCCTCGTCTTTTACCTCGCCGACAACGGCGGTCCGACTGCCAGCACGACGTCCCAGAACGGCCCGCTGCACGGCTTCAAGGCGACCACCTGGGAAGGGGGCGTGCGGGTCCCGTTCATGGTCCAGTGGAAGGGAAAGATCCCCGCTGGTAAGACCTACGACTCTCCGGTGATCCAGCTCGACATCCTCCCGACGGCGATCCGCGCCGCCGGGGGCGAAGTGGCCGCAGACTGGAAGCTCGACGGCGTCGACCTCCTTCCGTACCTGACCGGGACCGCCACCGGCAAGCCGCACGAGACCCTCTACTGGCGGTTCGGTGACCAGTGGGCGATCCGCCACGGCGACCACAAGCTGCTCGTGGCCCGCGGTGGGACGAAGTCGGCCGAGCTCTACAACCTCGCCGCCGACATCGGCGAGTCGAAGGACCTCGCCGCCGCCGAGCCGGAGAAGGTCAAGGAGCTCCAGGGGCTGTGGGACCGCTGGAACGCGGAACAGGCCGAGCCGAGCGCTCCCAAGGAGCCGCCGCAACAGCAGCAGAACCGAAAACAGCAGCGGCAACAGAAGAAGAAGGCCGCCGCCGACGCCGCTTCGTAGTCTAGGACTCATCGCCGTGACATCTGCCGGCAACGCCTGGAAACGGGCGTTGCCGGTTTTGTTTTGGAGCCTTGTGGCGTTTTGCCACAACTCGCAGGGACCGCTGCGGTCATTCTGTGAATGATCCAAGAATCCGCAAATCTCAAGAATGAATCGGAACTTGCGATGCGGTAGTCTCGCGGCAGGGGGTTGCGAGTCGTCCCCACAGCTTGAGTTTACGGGTCTTCACATTCGCGCCGTGCCGGCGGAGATGAGGTGGAGAAGATGTCGAACCCAGCGGGGGAGCCGTCTGCGGAGTCGTTGCAGGACACGCTGATCACCAAGCAGAACGTTGGCCCCATGCAGCAGACCGTGGTGGCCGCCGAAGGGACGATCGGCCAGGACACCTCGCCGACCGCGCCTGGTTCGGTCATCGGTGACTTCAAGATCGCGCGCAAGCTCGGGCAAGGGGGGATGGGGGCGGTGTTCCTCGCCCACCAGATGAGCCTGGACCGGGAATGCGCGCTGAAGGTCATGGCCCGCGAACTGGCGGACAAGCCGGGCTTCGTGGAGCGGTTCGTCCGCGAAGCCCGCTCGATGGCCAAGATGCAGCACCCCAACGTCGTCTCGTGCTACGCCGTCGGGACGCAGGCGGGGACGCACTTCGTCGCGATGGAGTTCATCGACGGCAAGAGCATGCAGGGGTGGCTCAACGAGCTCAAGCAGCTTTCGGTGGCGGACGCCCTGCTCGTCACGATCGTCGTCGCCGAGGCGCTCCAGCACGCGCACGACCTCAAGATGATCCACCGGGACATCAAGCCGGACAACATCCTCGTCACGAAGAGCGGCGTCGTGAAGGTGGCCGACCTCGGTTTGGCCAAGGCGACCGACGAGGACATGTCGATGACCCAGAGCGGCATGGGCCTGGGGACGCCGCACTACATGCCCCCCGAGCAGGCCCGCAACGCCAAGCACGTCGACCACCGCTGCGACGTCTACGCCCTCGGCGTCACGCTCTACCACTTCCTGACCGGCCAGGTCCCGTTCAGCGGCGACTCCGTGATCGAGCTGATCGCCAATAAGGAAAAGGGGACGTTCACGGCGGCCCATAAGGTGAACCGCGACATCCCCGAGCGGCTGAGCCTGATGATCGACCGGTCGATGGCCAAGAACTCCAAGGCCCGCTACCAGTCGATGACGGAGTTCGTCCGGGACCTCCGGTCGCTCGGGCTGGCGGGGTCGGCCCTCTCGTTCGCCCAGGGCCCCCGGTCGAATGCCTCGGGGGTCTCGTCCGCCTCGGCGATCCGCGCGGCTCCGCGGCTGCCGGGAACGCCCAAGAACCGTTCGTCCGCGTCCGGCGCCGGCATGTCGGGGGTCTCTCCCGCTCCCGCCGCGGCTGCCGGGCCGGAAACGACCTCCTGGTATGTGAAGGTCGTGCGGGATGGCAAGCCGGCGACGCTCCGGATGACGAGCGGGCAGATCCTGGCGGCGATCAAGACGGACAAGATCGAAACCGCCGCCCAGGTCGCGGCCAGTCCCAATGGGCCGTTCCTCCCTCTGCCGCAGGTCCCGGCCTTTGCCGATGCCGCGCGGAAGATGATTCATCGCCAGCAGTCGCGCGGCCGGAGTCTGGCGGGGGAGATTGCCAAGCTCGAGAAGCAGTACGACCGCCGCAAGTGGTGGCAGATGCTGGCCCGTTTCCGCGACGGGACGCTGGGCCTTGTCGGCCTGGTCCTGTACCTCGCGGTGGCGGCGGCCCTGATCGGCGGTCTGGCTTATTACGCGCCGGCGATCTGGAAGTTCATGGACGCGCAGTTCCGCAACATCCGCTGAGCGGCGTCGCGCTGGCCGTCGGGTCCAGGGGCACCCTGGTGGGGAGTGCAGAGGGGCAACGCCCCTTTGCCCGCCGGAGGCCTTCTCGTCGAGAGATGTCTGAAGGAGCACGTGTCCAGCGCGGACACCGTGCCGTATGCCCCCTCACCAACCCGCCGGGAGTGCGGAGCGAGCGGTGAGTCCTCACCGCCGGTACCACAAAACGGACGCCCGTTGTGTCCCACGGTTCCTCAACGAAAATGCCTCCGGCGGCAAGGGGGCGTGGCCCCCTTGACCCTGGGCTGCCGTGGCACGTTGGGTTTGAGCAAGCATAGCCGCGCCGGCAAGGACGTTGTTCGAGCAAACAGCGAAGCTCAGGCGCGCTTCAATCCCAGCCGGACCTCGTGGACCCCGACGAGGACGACCTTCTCGGCTCCCTCGGCCTGAGTCACGACTGCTGTTGCCCGCGTCTCCGCCAGGATCGTCTCCCGCCACTCGTCGAGTGCCGCCTGGACCTCTTCCGGGTACCGATCGGAATCGACCGCTGCCCACAGGATCTCGATCCGCT of Planctomyces sp. SH-PL14 contains these proteins:
- a CDS encoding sulfatase; the encoded protein is MRFRWLAAMAILLSWSAATAVTTQAADKPARKPNILIFLADDLGYGELGCQGNPQIPTPHIDAIAKAGTRFTQGYVSGPYCSPTRAGLMTGRYQTRFGHEFNSVAQKSGLALTETTIATRLKSLGYQTSAVGKWHLGGGGMGGPEYRPMNRGFDEFFGTLANTPFYHPTQFIDSRVSPEVQKITDEEFYTTDKYAERAVDWLEKHKADPWFLYVPFNAQHAPLQAPKKYLDRFPEISDEKRKIFAAMLSSMDDAVGSVMKKVRDLGQEEETLVFYLADNGGPTASTTSQNGPLHGFKATTWEGGVRVPFMVQWKGKIPAGKTYDSPVIQLDILPTAIRAAGGEVAADWKLDGVDLLPYLTGTATGKPHETLYWRFGDQWAIRHGDHKLLVARGGTKSAELYNLAADIGESKDLAAAEPEKVKELQGLWDRWNAEQAEPSAPKEPPQQQQNRKQQRQQKKKAAADAAS
- a CDS encoding serine/threonine protein kinase, coding for MSNPAGEPSAESLQDTLITKQNVGPMQQTVVAAEGTIGQDTSPTAPGSVIGDFKIARKLGQGGMGAVFLAHQMSLDRECALKVMARELADKPGFVERFVREARSMAKMQHPNVVSCYAVGTQAGTHFVAMEFIDGKSMQGWLNELKQLSVADALLVTIVVAEALQHAHDLKMIHRDIKPDNILVTKSGVVKVADLGLAKATDEDMSMTQSGMGLGTPHYMPPEQARNAKHVDHRCDVYALGVTLYHFLTGQVPFSGDSVIELIANKEKGTFTAAHKVNRDIPERLSLMIDRSMAKNSKARYQSMTEFVRDLRSLGLAGSALSFAQGPRSNASGVSSASAIRAAPRLPGTPKNRSSASGAGMSGVSPAPAAAAGPETTSWYVKVVRDGKPATLRMTSGQILAAIKTDKIETAAQVAASPNGPFLPLPQVPAFADAARKMIHRQQSRGRSLAGEIAKLEKQYDRRKWWQMLARFRDGTLGLVGLVLYLAVAAALIGGLAYYAPAIWKFMDAQFRNIR